Proteins from a genomic interval of Zingiber officinale cultivar Zhangliang chromosome 2A, Zo_v1.1, whole genome shotgun sequence:
- the LOC122042898 gene encoding eukaryotic translation initiation factor 3 subunit J-like isoform X2, with translation MADWEEEDFDPAPPSLLINKPKNQWDDEDVDDENVKESWDDEEEPVQETKPQQEVEVTATKTGGKGATKKDKQPEAKKVEITNDVLADPVAEKLRQQRLVEEADYKSTAELFAKKGDERSLDNFIPKSENDFLEYAELLSHKIRPYEKSFHYLGLLKDVIRLSMTSLKAADAKEISSSITAIANEKLKAEKEANAGKKKQGAKKKQLHIGRAEDDYDTTGGYDNADDYDFM, from the exons ATGGCTGACTGGG AAGAAGAAGATTTTGATCCAGCACCACCAAGCCTACTAATTAATAAGCCAAAGAACCAATGGGATGATGAGGACGTAGACGATGAAAATGTCAAAGAATCTTGGGATGATGAGGAAGAACCAGTCCAG GAAACTAAGCCTCAGCAAGAGGTAGAAGTTACTGCAACAAAGACGGGTGGCAAAGGTGCCACGAAGAAAGACAAACAGCCAGAAGCCAAGAAAGTTGAAATAACTAATGATGTGCTAGCAGATCCTGTTGCTGAGAAACTTCGCCAACAAAG GCTAGTCGAAGAGGCTGATTATAAATCAACTGCTGAGCTATTTGCCAAGAAAGGTGATGAGAGAAGTCTTGATAACTTTATTCCCAAATCAGAGAATGACTTCTTGGAGTATGCTGAGCTCCTTTCCCACAAAATTCGTCCCTATGAG AAAAGCTTCCATTACCTAGGCCTTCTCAAAGACGTTATAAGACTGTCTATGACTTCATTAAAAGCAGCAGACGCAAAAGAAATCTCTTCCTCGATAACAGCAATTGCAAATGAGAAGCTCAAGGCAGAGAAGGAAGCTAATGCTGGGAAGAAGAAACAAG GTGCAAAGAAAAAACAACTTCACATAGGCAGGGCTGAGGATGACTATGACACTACCGGTGGGTATGATAATGCCGACGATTATGACTTCATGTGA
- the LOC122042898 gene encoding eukaryotic translation initiation factor 3 subunit J-like isoform X1, whose protein sequence is MADWEEEDFDPAPPSLLINKPKNQWDDEDVDDENVKESWDDEEEPVQQETKPQQEVEVTATKTGGKGATKKDKQPEAKKVEITNDVLADPVAEKLRQQRLVEEADYKSTAELFAKKGDERSLDNFIPKSENDFLEYAELLSHKIRPYEKSFHYLGLLKDVIRLSMTSLKAADAKEISSSITAIANEKLKAEKEANAGKKKQGAKKKQLHIGRAEDDYDTTGGYDNADDYDFM, encoded by the exons ATGGCTGACTGGG AAGAAGAAGATTTTGATCCAGCACCACCAAGCCTACTAATTAATAAGCCAAAGAACCAATGGGATGATGAGGACGTAGACGATGAAAATGTCAAAGAATCTTGGGATGATGAGGAAGAACCAGTCCAG CAGGAAACTAAGCCTCAGCAAGAGGTAGAAGTTACTGCAACAAAGACGGGTGGCAAAGGTGCCACGAAGAAAGACAAACAGCCAGAAGCCAAGAAAGTTGAAATAACTAATGATGTGCTAGCAGATCCTGTTGCTGAGAAACTTCGCCAACAAAG GCTAGTCGAAGAGGCTGATTATAAATCAACTGCTGAGCTATTTGCCAAGAAAGGTGATGAGAGAAGTCTTGATAACTTTATTCCCAAATCAGAGAATGACTTCTTGGAGTATGCTGAGCTCCTTTCCCACAAAATTCGTCCCTATGAG AAAAGCTTCCATTACCTAGGCCTTCTCAAAGACGTTATAAGACTGTCTATGACTTCATTAAAAGCAGCAGACGCAAAAGAAATCTCTTCCTCGATAACAGCAATTGCAAATGAGAAGCTCAAGGCAGAGAAGGAAGCTAATGCTGGGAAGAAGAAACAAG GTGCAAAGAAAAAACAACTTCACATAGGCAGGGCTGAGGATGACTATGACACTACCGGTGGGTATGATAATGCCGACGATTATGACTTCATGTGA